In one window of Flavobacterium ginsengisoli DNA:
- a CDS encoding YqgE/AlgH family protein, with product MISEKLKKGHLLIAEPSIIGDLSFNRSVILLADHNKEGSIGFIINKPLKYTINDLIPEIDANFKIYNGGPVEQDNLYFIHNIPELIPNSVEISNGIYWGGDFESTKDLINNGSISKNNIRFFLGYTGWEENQLENEMQGNSWIIADNNYKNKIIGKSTTHFWKEQIIELGGDYLIWSNAPENPYLN from the coding sequence ATGATTTCAGAAAAATTAAAAAAAGGACACCTGCTTATTGCCGAGCCTTCAATAATTGGAGATTTATCTTTTAACAGATCGGTAATTTTATTAGCAGACCATAACAAAGAAGGATCAATAGGTTTTATAATTAATAAGCCATTAAAATACACTATTAATGACTTAATCCCTGAGATTGATGCTAACTTTAAGATATATAACGGAGGCCCTGTAGAACAAGACAACCTTTATTTTATCCATAATATTCCTGAGTTAATTCCAAACAGTGTGGAGATTTCAAATGGAATTTATTGGGGAGGCGATTTTGAGTCCACCAAAGACCTTATAAACAACGGATCTATTAGCAAAAATAATATTCGTTTTTTCTTAGGTTATACCGGTTGGGAAGAAAATCAGCTTGAGAATGAGATGCAAGGAAACTCTTGGATTATTGCTGATAATAATTATAAAAATAAAATTATCGGAAAATCTACCACTCACTTTTGGAAAGAGCAGATTATTGAGCTAGGCGGTGATTATCTTATTTGGTCTAACGCACCAGAAAATCCATATCTGAATTAA
- a CDS encoding HU family DNA-binding protein: protein MNKSELIDAIAADAGITKAATKLALESFLGNVGTTLKKGGRVSLVGFGSWSVSSRAARDGRNPQTGKTIKIATKNVVKFKAGAELEGAVN from the coding sequence ATGAACAAATCAGAATTAATCGATGCTATCGCTGCTGATGCAGGAATTACAAAAGCTGCGACGAAATTAGCTTTAGAGTCTTTTTTAGGTAATGTAGGAACTACTTTGAAAAAAGGTGGAAGAGTTTCATTAGTAGGTTTCGGATCATGGTCAGTATCTTCAAGAGCTGCTAGAGACGGTAGAAACCCTCAAACAGGAAAAACTATCAAAATCGCGACTAAAAACGTTGTAAAATTCAAAGCTGGAGCTGAATTAGAAGGTGCAGTGAACTAA
- the fmt gene encoding methionyl-tRNA formyltransferase has product MEKLRIIFMGTPEFAVGILDTIIKNNYEVVGVITAADKPAGRGQKIKYSAVKEYALANNLTLLQPTNLKDESFLAELKALNANLQIVVAFRMLPKVVWEMPSLGTFNLHASLLPNYRGAAPINWAIINGETKTGVTTFFIDDKIDTGAMILNSEINIEPEETAGQLHDRLMELGSTTVIDTLKVIENRNVTTTIQEDNDDIKTAYKLNKENCKIDWTKSGTEINNLIRGLSPYPASWCFLKDQNEELNIKIYEAKLASESHSYEIGKLISTKKEIKIAIKDGFIQLLSLQFPGKKRMLASELLNGVSFSESAKVY; this is encoded by the coding sequence ATGGAGAAATTGAGAATTATATTTATGGGAACGCCAGAATTTGCTGTTGGCATTTTGGATACCATTATCAAAAATAACTACGAAGTCGTGGGCGTAATTACTGCTGCAGATAAACCAGCAGGTCGCGGACAAAAAATAAAATATTCTGCAGTAAAAGAATATGCGCTTGCAAACAATCTTACTTTATTACAGCCAACCAATTTAAAAGATGAAAGTTTCTTAGCAGAATTAAAAGCGTTAAATGCTAATTTACAAATCGTAGTTGCTTTTAGAATGCTACCAAAAGTGGTTTGGGAAATGCCAAGCTTAGGAACTTTTAATCTTCATGCTTCATTGCTTCCAAATTATCGTGGAGCCGCTCCAATTAACTGGGCAATTATTAACGGTGAAACTAAAACTGGAGTTACTACTTTTTTTATAGATGATAAAATTGATACTGGTGCAATGATTTTAAATTCCGAAATCAATATTGAACCAGAAGAAACGGCAGGACAATTGCATGATCGTTTAATGGAATTAGGAAGCACAACTGTAATTGATACTTTAAAGGTTATTGAAAACAGAAATGTTACCACAACAATTCAAGAAGATAATGACGATATTAAAACGGCTTACAAACTAAATAAAGAAAACTGCAAAATTGATTGGACCAAATCTGGGACAGAAATCAACAACTTAATTCGGGGTTTAAGTCCTTATCCCGCTTCTTGGTGCTTTTTGAAAGACCAAAATGAAGAATTAAACATCAAAATTTATGAAGCCAAATTAGCCTCAGAATCACACTCTTATGAGATTGGAAAGCTAATTAGCACTAAAAAAGAAATCAAGATTGCAATAAAAGATGGCTTTATTCAGTTATTAAGTCTACAATTTCCAGGAAAAAAGAGAATGCTTGCTTCAGAATTATTAAATGGAGTGAGTTTTTCTGAGTCTGCAAAAGTGTATTAA